A window of the Choristoneura fumiferana chromosome 30, NRCan_CFum_1, whole genome shotgun sequence genome harbors these coding sequences:
- the LOC141444879 gene encoding uncharacterized protein encodes MNAAGDALPLQQSICVTCLSQDRKLFPVHDSKSRASFLLDLSEGDALCWECHFFVGKIAAFRSRAARAQALLASALRHANETKINSLSSLMITPVYLEIILESSQVNVKTETVKEECVKTFHECPVEHTYDYDSNDVPIDESFELDDETLLPIPNKETEENGDQGACSDAMDYVTSTRSKLLSGKDLLDKGQEHPCKLEPTRDADVAPEYSQILAADELTQSQTLGQQFKLKSYCIGLEHIPQGDELISSYSSPLAFDCDLKRQATPRGSSAHSFGEQSHMYVPKKAYICNTCGKHFKSEPELKRHILIHSVKKSVSCNKCDRQFNNKLTWLNHLYKNHTSGEAFICDLCHKRYKRKTYLIRHLLVHSEKAFCCDVCGKQFTLKSQLTNHLHAHTDERPFSCDKCGKRYKQAAVLRVHLAMHTGKKSFNCDQCNKTFVTKRRLYLHFKSHSSERPFLCYICKKRFKAKLYLVKHLNVHTGEKSFNCDMCQKMFATKGTVARHKQLVHTHTDVRPFCCDVCQARFKLKEQLVVHMRVHTGERPYGCDVCGKRFKKGSVLKAHSRIHTGEKPFGCEICGKRFNQKSPMKTHLRTHAGKKAKKGRT; translated from the exons ATGAATGCAGCTGGGGACGCTTTACCCCTACAACAGTCTATCTGCGTGACATGTTTGAGTCAAGATAGGAAGCTGTTCCCCGTACATGATTCCAAATCTCGAGCTTCGTTCTTGCTGGAC CTATCTGAAGGTGACGCACTATGCTGGGAGTGCCACTTTTTCGTGGGGAAGATAGCAGCGTTCCGGAGCCGGGCTGCGAGGGCACAGGCACTCCTGGCCAGCGCGTTGCGTCACGCCAAT GAAACCAAAATCAACAGCCTCTCTAGTCTGATGATAACACCTGTGTACCTGGAGATTATTCTAGAAAGTTCACAAGTTAATGTAAAAACTGAAACTGTGAAAGAAGAATGTGTAAAGACATTCCACGAATGCCCTGTTGAACACACTTATGATTATGACAGCAATGATGTACCAATTGATGAATCTTTTGAGTTGGATGATGAAACTTTGTTACCAATTCCAAATAAAGAAACAGAAGAAAACGGTGACCAGGGTGCTTGCAGTGATGCTATGGATTATGTAACCAGCACTAGATCAAAGTTGTTGAGTGGTAAAG ATTTGCTGGACAAAGGGCAGGAGCATCCATGTAAGCTGGAGCCGACGCGTGATGCTGACGTCGCACCTGAGTACAGCCAGATCCTCGCAGCAGATGAACTAACCCAGAGCCAGACCCTCGGGCAGCAGTTTAAGCTCAAGAGTTACTGCATCGGACTTGAGCACATTCCTCAGGGTGACGAGCTTATCTCAAGCTATTCTAGTCCTTTGGCCTTCGATTGTGATCTTAAACGACAAGCAACACCCCGTGGCAGCAGTGCTCACTCGTTCGGGGAACAATCACACATGTATGTACCCAAAAAAGCATATATTTGCAATACTTGTGGCAAACATTTTAAAAGTGAGCCGGAATTGAAGAGGCACATTTTGATACACTCTGTTAAGAAATCTGTCAGTTGTAATAAATGTGACAGGCAGTTTAATAACAAGCTGACTTGGTTAAATCACTTATACAAAAATCATACAAGTGGGGAAGCATTCATTTGTGATTTATGCCATAAACGGTATAAACGAAAAACGTATTTGATTAGGCATCTACTTGTACACAGTGAGAAAGCATTCTGCTGTGATGTATGTGGCAAGCAGTTTACTCTTAAGTCACAGTTAACAAATCACTTGCATGCACACACAGATGAGAGGCCATTTAGTTGTGACAAATGTGGAAAACGGTATAAGCAAGCCGCAGTGTTGAGAGTCCACTTAGCAATGCACACAGGAAAGAAATCATTTAATTGCGATCAATGTAATAAAACGTTTGTCACAAAAAGGAGATTGTATTTACACTTTAAATCACATTCAAGTGAACGACCATTCTTGTGTTATATATGTAAAAAGCGATTCAAAGCGAAGCTGTACTTGGTGAAACACTTAAATGTGCACACGGGGGAGAAATCATTCAATTGTGACATGTGTCAGAAAATGTTTGCGACGAAAGGGACCGTGGCTCGCCACAAACAATTAGTGCACACGCACACAGACGTGAGACCGTTCTGTTGCGATGTCTGTCAAGCACGGTTTAAATTAAAAGAGCAATTGGTGGTCCACATGAGAGTGCATACCGGTGAGAGACCATATGGTTGCGATGTATGTGGCAAACGGTTTAAGAAGGGGTCTGTATTGAAAGCCCATTCACGAATACACACGGGTGAGAAACCATTTGGTTGTGAAATATGTGGGAAGCGGTTTAATCAAAAGTCACCCATGAAAACTCACTTACGGACACACGCGGGTAAGAAAGCCAAGAAAGGAAGAACATAG